A stretch of DNA from Odontesthes bonariensis isolate fOdoBon6 chromosome 5, fOdoBon6.hap1, whole genome shotgun sequence:
GTGTAGTGTATATTATTTTGAAAGAAAAGTCCGGAAGCTGGACCTGAACGATAAGCAAGTTGGAGTTTACTTAATACTGATAGCAAGGTCGAGCGGTGGTACTGCTAGTTGACATTTGAAAAGCGACACCAAAGCTAAGGAATATCACCGTGTGTCAAAAACGTGGCTCCAATGCTGACATGCTTTGAAAATGATAGGGCTTTACCGCCTGTGGGCTATATTTGAATTCTGTGGGAGCCTCAACCAGTTGTCTCAGTTTAATAGAGTAAGTTCACATTTTTAAGCCTGCTCATACGGCGCGCTCGTGCTGTAAACACGGTTAGCTGCCAGGAGCTAGCCGACTCTCTTACCTGTTACCATGAGCTCCGCTCCAAATCATGGTAGCGTTAACGTTACAGACACAGGACTGCCCGGCACTCCTGTAGCCGGACGGTTCCAGCGGGTTTTCAGCCACGTGAGGGTAGAAAACCTAGTCGCAGGACTCAGTGGCGGGGTGGTGTCGACACTGGTGCTTCACCCACTGGACCTCGTCAAAATCAGGTTTGCAGGTACGTTCATGACGTATTTACAATCCAAAACGGGTTATAGACTGTTTTTGCCCATCAGCAATATTATAGGGTGTAATGCCTATGAAGCACCTACTACTTCGTTTCCTTTAGTGCATCAACAAGTACGCAGAACTCCAAGTTTGAGATGTGGTTTCTTGATAGCAGATCTGTCATGCTGATTTAATTTGATTGAATTTTAAATGAAGTAACTGTTGATATCTTGTGCTTTATTTGACAATCATAACCTCAtttcaatgtcttttttttttttaatgtagtaAGTGACGGGCTGGAATTAAGACCTAAGTACAGTGGCATATTACACTGTATGAAGAGTGTCTGGCATCAAGAGGGCCTGAGAGGTCTCTACCAAGGAGTGACCCCCAATATTTGGGGTGCTGGCACATCGTGGGGTCTCTACTTCTTCTTGTATGTAAACTTTAATCTTCGAGCTTGTTGGTTCACAATTTCATGAGGGTGTTTTTACCATCAACAGTGACATTTAAGACGGTCTGCAGCTGTGAGACGTGTTACTCTTCATGTTATTTTCTGTTACAGCTACAATGCAATCAAAGGGTACACAAAGGAAGGTCGTGAGACTGAACTAAGTGCTGTAGAACACCTGGTTTCGGCGGCTGAAGCAGGTCAGTCCTACATCCGTTTGTACAGGGCTGTTCTGCAAGCAAACACTCAATATCAGTGACGCGAGCTAGATTATACTGCTCCTTGCTGGTTGTAACTGACAGGGGGCAGATACAAATTTTGACACTGTTCTGTTGTTCATTGTAGTCTCACATGATCACATGAAACTAACTGCTGTTGATGAAATTACGTgctgaaaatgaagctccttcaagaatttctaaaaaataaattgattaattaaaaaaaagattaaaaaacctAAAGgcagagagatttttttttatagctacCTTTAACAGCAATATATTTTAATGCAATTTACTCagagaaaattaagaaaatctAAAAGGGTCTATAGCAGAGTTTTTGACAACATACCAGTGCAAAGCTTAATACTTACTTTGGGGTATGAAGCACAACTAGGTTAGTCATGATCATGACATTTTTGTCACGTAAATTATTGTAGTTAATGACTTAATTCATACATGATTTAAGAAGAATCTTGGGCACTACCCCAAACTTTGATGAATGATTCCTTGTTGGTTTAAAAAACGTTACTGACTGTAAATTGTACATTTTTGAAATTCTGACTGAAGAGTAAAGCTAGCACTCTGACTGaagagttaaagggatagttcgcctcttttgacatgaaggtgtatgacatcccatattagcaatatcatttatgaacattgacttaccccccgctgcgtcctgtgagccgagttccagctgagttttggcgtccacgaaggtagtccggctagttggctggggctaaacaaataaagcgtcttgcttctcaaaacaatatgcgttcaaaagagtaatacatttgcatcacaaaattgttctccaggaaaaagtcagacctcgcatcgcttgtcgctatttttgcctcccttgatatcaatgcgctCAGCCACccagcgatagccgcacctgttacggtgtttactgctcggaagcggGGACTGCTccgtctgcacttcggtctgcacagtttacattggacgcattgatatcaagggaggcaaaaatagcgccaagcgatgtgaggtctgaccttttcttttcctggagaatgattttgtgatgcaaatttgaacgcatattgttttgagaagcaagacgctttatttttctagccccagccaactagccggactacctttgtggacgccaaaactcgcctggaactcggctcacaggacgcagcagggggtaagtcaatgttcataaatgatattgctaatatgggatgtcatacagcttcatgtcaaaagaggcaaactatccctttaagctagCAGCGGCTCTAAACAGGACAGGAGCAACTCAGACCTCACAAATTTACAACAGTTCAAGCTAAAACTGGAACAGTCGTGTTTACCACAATTGTTTTCTGGGCACGTAGTACCACATTGTAAGCATTTCCTATTTTTTCTCCCCAGGCATTCTAACGCTGACCCTAACCAACCCAATCTGGGTCACCAAGACCCGGCTGGTTCTGCAGTATGACGCGGACTCAACCAGTAAGCAGTACAAGGGAATGGTAGATGCTTTGGTCAAGATCTACCGCTACGAGGGAGTGCCAGGACTATACAGGGTGAGACATTGGGGCTTTATTGGACTTCCAATAAAGGATGCTGCAAAGGATGATATGCTTAGAGCTGACAAAGCCAATAAATTCCCTATACTggagaggcttttttttttttttaggttaaagGACTAAAATTGTTCATGTTCCTGCTTGGCTTGTTAATATTTAATCAAATGTCAACAATCACCACTAGAGGGCATCACCAGTCTTTACAAGCTTTGAAAAAGCAAGTTGATTAataatgacatttttttaagctgtttttAGCTTATTATGGAATTATTTTCCCTTGAAAAAATAATTAGTACCAAATTCTTCAGTAAACATAGAAGCCACAGGAAAAATGTATGCGAGTGGGTCTTTCTGGCAGTATATTTGGCGTACTGTAGTTGTTGAATGTGTCCAGACTGAATGATATACATGGTATCTATTCAAAAGGGTTACCTTCCCGGCCTGTTCGGGACGTCTCATGGAGCGCTGCAGTTCATGGCCTACGAAGAGCTCAAGAGAGactacaacaaatacaagaaagTGCCCTCCAATGCAAAGTTGGTGAGTCGTTAACCATAAGCCACACAAACGATGGAAACCAACTTGGCGGTTAATAAAACTCATGAATGAGGGTTTTAACTGTTAAGATAGTtttttctgctctgctcacttctttctgcctctgtttgtctgtctgtaaaCAGGGAACGTTGGAATATATCGCAATGGCAGCATTGTCTAAATTATTTGCTGTGGCCACGACGTACCCATATCAGGTGGTGCGAGCTCGCCTGCAAGACCAGCACAATAAATACAATGGAGTCATCGATGTCATCAGACGGACGTGGAGGTATGATACTGATCTTCTGACAACGAGACCAAGCCATTGTAAATCTGCCTGTCGCGTCCACTTTAGTCTGCGGCTTATCGTAATAACTTTCTCTGCAGGAATGAAGGTGCCATTGGTTTCTACAAAGGCATCATCCCCAACCTGATCCGCGTCACCCCCGCCTGCTGCATCACCTTTGTGGTTTACGAGAATGTGTCTCGCTTCCTTCTCGGGACAAAATAAGTCGTTTTGAAAAGCATGAAACGGACAGCCGCGCAGACTGTGAGCTCACGCCGACGCATCGGTGCCATGTGGAGACACGGAGGGGACAGCGTTCGGCTGAGGCTGGACTGCGAGGTTTCAGGACTGTGAAATGTGTCGAAGCGAGAAGCATTCGCTCGCTCTTAAAACGAATGAAAACATTGCCAAAACAAAGCAACAGAGTCGGCTGCGGATtagtttttcctcctctttcagTTTAGACTTTGGATTTTCTGTGAAATATTGCAAATCCGTCTTTGATTCAAACGCACAGTTAAGTCACTGGGAAGACGCACGCTGCTGTTCACCCCTGCTGAGATGGTGATGCTGCTGTGATGATggcttcttccttttttctttttctttttcttcaacaGATGGGGACTGTAAGTCAGTGTTGTGGGGAGGGGCAGATGAAATGAGTATTTCATCACGCAGTAGttatgtttacattgttttctggCTGCAGAAAGACAGTCGGAAATACTTCAAGCGTGATTATCAGCAACGCGATCTTCTCAGGTTACtagttgcatgtgtgtgtaatgATAGTTTTAAACTAATCCTGTGTGAACAGCAACAAAGAGGATGGAATTTAGTTCCAACACACCGACACACTTCTCCTTGACTATTTGTTTTCTCGAAATTAACTGTAGCTGTATTGCTtgataacattttgttttgaaatCCAAATTGTGCTTTATCTGCTTGATATATACGTGAACACATTAAATGTGTTATTTTGGCATATTTTAaactaagtgtgtgtgtgtgtgttatttcaaCATTTTTACAAGCCAACAAGCAGTACCATTTAAAGAgttgaattgtttttttaaaaaaggctttTTATTAATAGCAGTAAGGTATAGAAACACACCACAGAGTACACAGTTCAATTACTGACAACATCTAATCAGTTATTATTGTATTCTGTGAGCACACACAAGGAGACAATACTACAGTACAAAGTTTAATTCTAGTGGGCAGCACAACAGCATCTCTGTTTACAGGCCTGCCAACTAGCATAGaattgaaacaaacaaaaacattcaagTTACAGTCAGTGACGCTTTGACGCCTCAGGAAATCATACCTGATCATTTTGGAGGGCACGATAACATACTCTTTAACACCAGAGAGACTGGATCCTCCCTTTCATGTAACTCTGTTTTCTTATTTAGGCAGTTCCTCAATGATAATCCTGGATACAGAATTCCACCCTGTGGATGCGTCACCCCGGGGGTAGTCTGCACAGGTCCCCACCCACACGGCCACATCCACCAGCCCCGCTTTGACGCCTTCACAAAGCCCTTCAACTGCAGAGGATGGGGGGACAAAAGACAGAGCTAATGAATTTCAGGAACACCCGAACTGAGTGGAAAGTGttaattgttttgtttcctgGCGCTGTGGGGACCTCTCTAAAATGATGTGGAAGGGTGTCGCTATAAACTCTGAAAGAGCAAGCGGCTCACACATCACTTAAACAAACAGTCACACAGTTTGCTTTACATCTTTCTTGCCAAGAAACCAGTAGATGAAAGGCTTTGTAGAACCCTGTCATTTCTGTTATATATATAAAGCTAAAGTCAACAGTTAGCTTTGCTTAG
This window harbors:
- the LOC142379698 gene encoding solute carrier family 25 member 32-like; its protein translation is MSSAPNHGSVNVTDTGLPGTPVAGRFQRVFSHVRVENLVAGLSGGVVSTLVLHPLDLVKIRFAVSDGLELRPKYSGILHCMKSVWHQEGLRGLYQGVTPNIWGAGTSWGLYFFFYNAIKGYTKEGRETELSAVEHLVSAAEAGILTLTLTNPIWVTKTRLVLQYDADSTSKQYKGMVDALVKIYRYEGVPGLYRGYLPGLFGTSHGALQFMAYEELKRDYNKYKKVPSNAKLGTLEYIAMAALSKLFAVATTYPYQVVRARLQDQHNKYNGVIDVIRRTWRNEGAIGFYKGIIPNLIRVTPACCITFVVYENVSRFLLGTK